The following are encoded in a window of Cydia strobilella chromosome 1, ilCydStro3.1, whole genome shotgun sequence genomic DNA:
- the LOC134746639 gene encoding MICOS complex subunit Mic10-like isoform X2, with protein MLTPDKRTFEQRYNSCFVDLGVKTIAGLIIGGMLGSFFLRSARKWPLFLGGGTGVGMAYANCEKSLNEYLLSLEPDPCLIKKQA; from the exons ATGCTTACACCCGACAAAAGAACATTTGAACAAAGATACAATTCGTGTTTCGTCGACctaggagtaaaaacta TCGCCGGACTTATAATCGGCGGGATGCTGGGCAGCTTCTTCCTGCGCAGCGCTCGCAAGTGGCCGCTGTTCCTCGGTGGCGGCACCGGCGTCGGCATGGCCTACGCCAACTGCGAGAAGAGCCTCAACGAGTACCTCCTCTCGTTGGAGCCGGATCCCTGCTTGATCAA